Proteins co-encoded in one Malus sylvestris chromosome 9, drMalSylv7.2, whole genome shotgun sequence genomic window:
- the LOC126582944 gene encoding uncharacterized protein LOC126582944 isoform X33 — protein sequence MSWLTVIFLVITLTFHTPSEASHEKNDPSAVVVGTVYCDTCFQEDFSHTSHFISGAFVGVECNDGSSTKPSFKAQVKTNSHGQFKVHLPFSVSKHVKKIEGCSVKLISSSEPYCAVASSATSSSLHLKARKQGTHIFSAGFFTFKPLKQPGLCNQKPSIQNSKKLNSQKFSFPPTDELAFPSPSQADPTMTDLPPVPRIPYLPPLPQLPPLSPTPTGLPGGLPGLPGLPGLPGLPGLPGLPGLPGLPGLPGLPGLPGLPGIPGSPLAAGKTSSGSSNSKTSKNGQLGDNKEVVHPDTFFPPIIPNPFQPPPAPLIPNLPPLPGSPPAGPAPLIPNLPPIPGFTPSPSPPPPTLPFLPPFPFPLPPTPRIPGIPPASSSKQSTSP from the exons ATGTCTTGGCTTACAGTTATCTTTCTGGTTATTACTCTTACATTTCATACTCCTTCAGAGGCTAGCCATGAGAAGAACGATCCTTCTGCAGTTGTTGTAGGCACTGTCTACTGTGACACATGTTTCCAAGAGGATTTCTCACATACCAGCCATTTCATTTCAG GGGCTTTTGTTGGTGTGGAATGCAATGATGGGAGTTCAACGAAACCAAGTTTTAAGGCACAAGTGAAAACAAATAGCCATggacaattcaaagtccatctgcCCTTCTCAGTGAGCAAACATGTGAAGAAAATTGAAGGATGCTCTGTGAAACTAATCAGCAGCAGTGAACCCTACTGTGCTGTTGCCTCATCAGCCACCTCATCTTCCCTACACCTCAAGGCAAGAAAGCAAGGGACCCACATATTCTCTGCTGGTTTCTTCACCTTCAAGCCTCTCAAGCAACCCGGTTTATGCAACCAGAAACCCAGCATTCAGAATTCCAAGAAATTAAATTCCCAGAAGTTCTCATTCCCTCCTACTGATGAGCTGGCATTCCCATCCCCCTCTCAGGCGGACCCCACAATGACTGATCTCCCTCCCGTCCCTAGGATCCCTTATCTTCCACCACTGCCACAGcttcctcctctctctcccaCCCCAACTGGTCTCCCAGGAGGTCTCCCAGGACTCCCAGGTCTCCCAGGCCTCCCAGGCCTCCCTGGACTCCCAGGACTCCCAGGACTCCCAGGACTCCCAGGCCTCCCAGGTCTCCCAGGCCTCCCAGGACTTCCTGGAATTCCAGGTTCTCCCCTTGCTGCTGGAAAAACTTCATCTGGGTCGtccaactccaaaacttcaaaGAATGGGCAACTAGGTGATAATAAAGAAGTAGTCCATCCAGATACTTTCTTTCCACCAATTATCCCTAATCCATTTCAGCCCCCACCGGCTCCATTAATTCCTAATTTGCCTCCTCTTCCAGGTTCTCCACCAGCAGGTCCCGCACCATTGATTCCCAACCTGCCACCTATACCTGGTTTCACTCCATCGCCGTCACCGCCACCACCAACCCTCCCATTCCTCCCTCCATTCCCATTCCCACTCCCACCTACGCCTCGGATCCCTGGAATCCCCCCAGCTTCTTCTTCAAAACAAAGCACTTCACCTTGA